In Mycobacterium sp. JS623, one genomic interval encodes:
- a CDS encoding alpha/beta fold hydrolase, with protein sequence MTMNAKRRRAHDKLAALPGVRAVRRPIRPGSHVAGQAALEGGEDFDLFYVRTGRKSAHPLVVIPGGPGAASIALYRGFRRRAAAQGLDVIMIEHRGVGMSRHDDAGTDLPPEALTIDQVVDDVAAVLDDARVLTATIYGTSYGTYVAAGVGVRHPNRVHAMILDSPVLSADDIDAVREATRRLLWDGDTPETADLAAKVRQLVGQEMLSPTATQLAAAVYGFAGPAVLQRQLDLLLAGRRALWSALDRGARFLFERKAPYRHEPDLVGRIGYRELNYAAVPDGKPLDPAAAYREFDLGATEFEAEPFDLVDAMPKFSWPTVVISGGRDLITPPAVADRIASLIPGAVLVKLATAGHSAIDLRERAALDIIKATYDGATAGLPARAKKLDSTPGGLGVRLLIWGIAAAAAVEQAVPAAVPRAVQRVTAS encoded by the coding sequence ATGACGATGAACGCCAAGCGTCGCCGGGCGCACGACAAGCTGGCTGCGTTGCCTGGCGTGCGTGCGGTGCGCAGGCCGATCCGGCCGGGCTCCCATGTCGCCGGCCAGGCGGCTCTGGAAGGCGGCGAGGACTTCGACCTGTTCTATGTGCGAACTGGCCGCAAATCGGCACATCCGCTGGTCGTCATCCCCGGCGGGCCTGGCGCCGCATCGATCGCCCTCTACCGGGGATTCCGGCGTCGCGCTGCCGCTCAAGGCCTCGACGTGATCATGATCGAGCACCGCGGCGTCGGCATGTCTCGGCACGACGACGCCGGCACCGATCTGCCGCCGGAGGCATTGACCATCGACCAGGTGGTCGACGACGTCGCCGCTGTCCTTGACGATGCTCGGGTCCTTACTGCCACCATCTACGGCACGTCGTACGGCACCTATGTCGCCGCAGGAGTCGGTGTGCGACACCCGAATCGGGTGCACGCGATGATCCTTGACTCGCCGGTGTTGTCGGCCGACGATATCGACGCTGTCCGCGAGGCGACCCGCCGGCTGCTGTGGGACGGGGACACCCCGGAGACCGCTGACCTGGCCGCCAAGGTGCGCCAGCTCGTGGGCCAGGAGATGTTGAGCCCGACGGCCACGCAGCTGGCCGCTGCGGTGTACGGCTTCGCAGGGCCCGCGGTGTTGCAGCGTCAACTCGACCTGTTGCTGGCTGGGCGCCGGGCGCTGTGGTCGGCGCTGGACCGGGGCGCGCGCTTCCTGTTCGAGCGCAAGGCGCCCTACCGCCATGAGCCTGATTTGGTCGGCAGGATCGGGTACCGCGAACTGAACTACGCTGCTGTTCCCGACGGAAAGCCGCTGGATCCCGCCGCTGCTTACCGCGAGTTCGACCTAGGCGCAACGGAATTCGAAGCCGAGCCGTTCGATCTCGTCGACGCGATGCCCAAGTTCAGCTGGCCGACTGTTGTCATCTCCGGCGGCCGCGACCTGATCACCCCGCCCGCCGTTGCCGACCGGATCGCCTCACTGATCCCCGGCGCGGTGCTGGTCAAGCTCGCTACCGCGGGGCATTCGGCCATCGACCTACGCGAGCGCGCCGCGCTGGACATCATCAAGGCCACCTACGACGGCGCGACCGCAGGGCTTCCCGCGCGAGCCAAAAAGCTGGACTCGACGCCCGGGGGCCTCGGGGTTCGGCTGTTGATCTGGGGCATCGCCGCCGCCGCTGCGGTGGAGCAGGCCGTGCCTGCCGCGGTTCCCCGTGCCGTGCAACGGGTTACGGCTTCATGA